The DNA sequence AAGCCGGTTTAGCTCAATTGGTAGAGCAACTGACTTGTAATCAGTAGGTTGGGGGTTCAAGTCCTCTAGCCGGCACCACCTTAACGTGGAGGGGTAGCGAAGTGGCTAAACGCGGCGGACTGTAAATCCGCTCCCTCAGGGTTCGGCGGTTCGAATCCGTCCCCCTCCACCATTCATACAGGGGTATAGTTTAAAGGTAGAACAGAGGTCTCCAAAACCTCCAGTGTGGGTTCGATTCCTACTACCCCTGCCAATTTTATTATGGCGATTGTGGCGAAGTGGTTAACGCATCGGATTGTGGTTCCGACATTCGTGGGTTCGATTCCCATCAGTCGCCCCATTTTTTAATCACAATATTGCATTCTATGCATATCATATTATTGGGCTATAGCCAAGCGGTAAGGCAACGGACTTTGACTCCGTCATGCGTTGGTTCGAATCCAGCTAGCCCAGCCATTTGCGGAAGTAGTTCAGTGGTAGAACATCACCTTGCCAAGGTGGGGGTCGCGGGTTCGAATCCCGTCTTCCGCTCCAAACGTTCTGGCGGCATAGCCAAGAGGTAAGGCAGAGGTCTGCAAAACCTTTATCACCGGTTCGATTCCGGTTGCCGCCTCCATTCCAATTACAGGAAATGGAGAATGAACGATAAATTAAATGATATGCCGGTGTGGCGGAATTGGCAGACGCGCACGACTCAAAATCGTGTTCCTTCTGGAGTGCCGGTTCGACCCCGGCCACCGGTATCATTTTCTTTTTATACAGGGTTTCCTGTTTTTATTTTTGAAAAGGCATCGACAAATTTCAGCAATTTTCGATGCGGGTGTAGTTTAATGGTAAAACCTCAGCCTTCCAAGCTGATGTCGTGGGTTCGATTCCCATCACCCGCTCCATACATAATTTCATCAACGCAGTGTTTCGTTTTCAGAAAACGAAGCATTGCGTTTTTTCTTTGTCTTGATCCCGATAAGGCATGACCCGTGGGTTACGGTAAGATGTCAGCCAGTCTTTCTTCTCTATGAAGAAGTCAAAATTTTCCCCCTCTTTTGGTCAATTATGTTGCCCCTTTTTATTTGATAGCCTCCTATAATAAAAGAAAGCGATTACAAAAGGCGGTGAGAGTAAAATTGGATGCAAAAACAGAGTTGGCTCCCATAAAGGCGGACGCTGTAACAAAGAGAACAAGCAAAAGAAAAGCACGTCTTCGAAGTATATTAATTTATGCGGCTTTTACCGGACCGGCCATTTTATTCTTTGTCCTTATTCAGGTGATACCATTCCTTATGGGTTTATATTATTCCTTTACCTCATGGAATGGTGTAAGCTCAGCTGTCGAATGGGTCGGGCTGCAAAACTATATCAAAATTTTCAAGGATGATCCGAACTTTTTCCAATCTTTCTTGTTTACAACCAAGTTCATGCTGGCCTCAGTAGTTATCAGCAATTTAATTGGATTTGGACTTGCCCTGCTACTTAACGCGGCCTTGAAGACACGGAATATTCTCAGAACCGTCTTCTTTATACCGAATGTAATTGGAGGACTGCTGCTTGGGTTCATCTGGCAGTTTATCTTTGTCAAAGCGTTTGCTTCCATCGGAAATTTGACTGGCCTGGCGTTTTTCAAGCTTGCCTGGCTGGGGGATGAGACTACAGCATTTTGGGGAATTGTCATTGTGTTTGCATGGCAGGTGAGCGGCTATATGATGGTGATTTATATCGCAGCCCTGCAGGGAGTGGACCATTCCCTTCTTGAGGCGGCAAGGATTGACGGGGCTTCAAACTGGACGCTTCTTACCCGCATCATTATACCGCTGATCATTCCGGCTTTCACTATTTGTTTCTTTTTGACTATATCAATGGCCTTTAAGATCTTTGATTTAAATCTTTCTCTTACAAATGGGGGACCGTTTAATTCAACACAGTCTGTAGCCATCAACATTTATCAGGAGGCTTTCCAAAATAACCGCTATGGTCTCGGGACGGCCAAATCGATTCTTTTCTTTCTGATTGTCGCCGTGTTTACATCGGTTCAGGTAATTATGACGAAAAGGAAGGAGGTTGAAGCCTGATGAATCGCAAGTATACAGGAAGGACGTTTCTGCTGGAGATAATCGGCATCATTCTTGGGCTGATTTTTCTGATCCCCTTCTATTTTGTGGCGGTTAATTCAGTCAAAAGCTTTGCTGAAATCTTATTGGATGCAGCTGCTTTTCCAAAGGAAGTGTTATTTGCTAATTATTCGAAGGTTTGGGAAATCATTAATTTTCCAAGGGCATTCTGGAATTCACTGATCATTACTGTGCTCAGCAATATTGGCCTGGTAATCATCAGTTCAATGGCTGCATGGAAAATGGTGAGGACTCCCGGGCGCTTCAGCAAGATTCTGTTTATCCTTTTTGTCTCAGCAATGGTCATTCCCTTTCAGACGGTTATGATCCCGCTTATGAAGCTCGGAGGCGCCCTGAATATGACGAACAGCATTCCCGGACTGATTATGATGTATTTCGGGTTTGGCGTTCCTCTTTCCCTGTTCCTTTACCATGGATTTGTCAAAACGGTTCCAAGGGAGATAGAAGAGTCGGCGCTGATTGATGGGTGCAGCCAGTTCGGGGTTTTTTGGAGGATCGTTTTCCCGCTTTTAAAGCCGATTACAGTGACGGTTGTCATCCTTAATACCTTATGGATCTGGAACGATTTCCTTCTTCCGCTCCTGGTGCTGCAGGATGCCGAGCTGAGAACAATCCCGCTCGCCACCAGCTCCTTCTTTGCCCAATATACAAAACAGTGGGATATGGGCCTGGCAGCGCTTGTACTTGGCATTACGCCGGTCATCATCTTCTTCCTGTTCCTGCAGAAGCATATTATTAAAGGCATAGCATCAGGCTCCATCAAATAGATATCAAATTTTAGCGGCGGCTAGAATGTACCGCTAAAATGATATATAAATAGAATTCAAGGAGGTCAATGACAATGAAACGCTTATTGCTTATTTGCCTGTCCCTGCTTTTCACATTCGGGATTTTGGCCGGCTGTTCGTCAGGAAGCACTTCTGGAACTGATGATAAAGAGGGGACAAAGGATACCGGGGAAGAGACGGTTACTCTCAACCTGTTCCAATTTAAAGTTGAAATTGCCGACCAGCTTCAGGAGATGATCACTGAGTTCGAAGCCGAGCATCCCAATATCAAAGTAAAGCTGGAAACTGTTGGCGGCGGTGCCGATTACGGTGCTGCGCTGAAAGCGAAATTTGCTTCTGGCGAACAGCCGGATATTTTCAACAATGGCGGCTTTAAAGAACTGGAACTGTGGAAGGAGCATCTGGCCGACCTATCCAATGAGCCATGGGTTGAGCATCTTCTCCCGATCGGCAAAGTGCCGATGACAGATACAGACGGCAAGCTTTATGGCATGCCGGTCAACCTTGAAGGATACGGATTTGTCTATAATAAAGATTTGTTTGAGAAAGCAGGCATTAAGGAGCCTCCGGCCAATATTACAGAGCTCAAGGATGCTGCTGAGAAACTGAAGGACAGCGGCACTACACCTTTCTCAGCCGGATATGGGGAATGGTGGGTCATCGGGCAGCACTTGCTGAATATCCCTTTTGCCCAACAGGAAGATCCTATTGCCTTTATTGAAGGACTTTATGATGGTACAGAGAAGTTTACAGATAATGAGCAATTCAAGCAGTTTAAAGAAGTGCTTGATACAGAAATCAATTTTGGAAATGATAATCCATTGACCACTGACTATAACACGCAGGTCACCCAATTTGCCGCAGGCCAGACTGCCATGCTGCAGCAGGGGAACTGGACTGAAAATATGATCTATGAGGTTAATCCTGATATGAATATGGGCTTTTTGCCGATTCCGATCTCAGATGACAAAAATGCTGACCGCCTCCCTGTTGGGGTCCCGAATAACTGGGTTCTGAATAAGAATTCCGAGCACCTGGATGAAGCTAAATTGTTCCTGGAATGGATGGTATCTTCTGATACAGGTAAACGCTATTTAACCGAGGAATTTGCTTTCATCCCTGCTTTTGACAATATTGAGGCATCAGGTCTTGGCGATCTTGGCCAGTCAATCCTTGAGTACTCCAAAGAAGAGAAAACAATTCCGTGGACATGGTTCAGATGGCCGGATGGAGCGAACAAGGAATTCGCCGCTAGCATCCAGGAATATGCTGCAGGTAAAATTGATTATGATACTCTGCTAGAGAGGTTCCAGAAAACCTGGGATAACTTAAAGTAAAGCAGAGATCACTGCCAGGATAAAAAGCATGTCTGCAACAAGGCATGCTTTTTATTTTCCATAAATGAAAAAATCTTTAGCATGTCTCACCCTGTCCCATATATACTTACATTATCAGGGCCTGGGGAGGACTATTTATGATTAAGAACAGTATCCGCAATAAACTGATCGTCCTGCTGCTGCTGATCACAATCATTCCTTTCGGCACATCGATTATCATTACCTACTTCCATACGAAGGAGTTTTTGAAAAATCAGGCTGTAGAGGAAAACAGCAAGCTTCTCTATCAGGGCAAAATCAACCTGGAGAGCTATATGAATGAGCTGAATGGATTGACATTGTCTCTGTACAATAATCCCGGCTTCTTAAATTTCCTGAGGTCTTCTAAAGATGAGGACAATTATTTAACAATCGGGATCATGAAAAATGTGGTCCAAACCATCCTTTATGCCGGGGATACCATTAACAGGGTCCAAATAGCCTTTGCAGACGAAGACAGGGTCATCTCCGCTTCCAGGAGGTCTACAGTCGTCTTCATGAAAGGAAGGAGCGCTAAAAGCGCAGAGGCCTTCAATAGAGCCAGGGACAGCTCCTCGCATATGTATATTGAACCGCTGATGGAACAGACGAATTCCCGGAATATCATGGCAGTGCATCGTGCGTTTACAAATATTCCATCAGACAATGTGCTGGCCTACATTACTCTTGAGATCGCTCCGGATGACATCGTGAATCTCAGCAGGAATCTTTATACTCCGGGAAGCGAGGAATTTTATATTGTATCTCAGGATGGCCTTCTCATTTATAGCTCTGACAAGGATGCTGCAAGCGGACAGGTGCCCGAAAAATGGGTGGATGCCATTGTGAGTTCAGGAAATAAGGCGGGGACACTTGAATGGAAGAAAGATGATTTCAGCGGCATGATGATTTACGAGCAGATGGAAGAAAGTGCGGGCGGCTGGTTCCTCGTGAAGCGGGTCCCGGATACAACTTTGTATGAAAGCGCTTTTAGCGTTGCGAAAATCAACATCCTTTTCGGCATTATCGGGTTAACGCTGGTTATCCTTGC is a window from the Bacillus infantis NRRL B-14911 genome containing:
- a CDS encoding carbohydrate ABC transporter permease — protein: MDAKTELAPIKADAVTKRTSKRKARLRSILIYAAFTGPAILFFVLIQVIPFLMGLYYSFTSWNGVSSAVEWVGLQNYIKIFKDDPNFFQSFLFTTKFMLASVVISNLIGFGLALLLNAALKTRNILRTVFFIPNVIGGLLLGFIWQFIFVKAFASIGNLTGLAFFKLAWLGDETTAFWGIVIVFAWQVSGYMMVIYIAALQGVDHSLLEAARIDGASNWTLLTRIIIPLIIPAFTICFFLTISMAFKIFDLNLSLTNGGPFNSTQSVAINIYQEAFQNNRYGLGTAKSILFFLIVAVFTSVQVIMTKRKEVEA
- a CDS encoding ABC transporter substrate-binding protein; this encodes MKRLLLICLSLLFTFGILAGCSSGSTSGTDDKEGTKDTGEETVTLNLFQFKVEIADQLQEMITEFEAEHPNIKVKLETVGGGADYGAALKAKFASGEQPDIFNNGGFKELELWKEHLADLSNEPWVEHLLPIGKVPMTDTDGKLYGMPVNLEGYGFVYNKDLFEKAGIKEPPANITELKDAAEKLKDSGTTPFSAGYGEWWVIGQHLLNIPFAQQEDPIAFIEGLYDGTEKFTDNEQFKQFKEVLDTEINFGNDNPLTTDYNTQVTQFAAGQTAMLQQGNWTENMIYEVNPDMNMGFLPIPISDDKNADRLPVGVPNNWVLNKNSEHLDEAKLFLEWMVSSDTGKRYLTEEFAFIPAFDNIEASGLGDLGQSILEYSKEEKTIPWTWFRWPDGANKEFAASIQEYAAGKIDYDTLLERFQKTWDNLK
- a CDS encoding cache domain-containing sensor histidine kinase, coding for MIKNSIRNKLIVLLLLITIIPFGTSIIITYFHTKEFLKNQAVEENSKLLYQGKINLESYMNELNGLTLSLYNNPGFLNFLRSSKDEDNYLTIGIMKNVVQTILYAGDTINRVQIAFADEDRVISASRRSTVVFMKGRSAKSAEAFNRARDSSSHMYIEPLMEQTNSRNIMAVHRAFTNIPSDNVLAYITLEIAPDDIVNLSRNLYTPGSEEFYIVSQDGLLIYSSDKDAASGQVPEKWVDAIVSSGNKAGTLEWKKDDFSGMMIYEQMEESAGGWFLVKRVPDTTLYESAFSVAKINILFGIIGLTLVILATLFVSFRITSPIRVLLRSISQVERGDMNVEYDSFGKDEIGILGMRFNEMIEKINHLINREYKLEIENKTNQLKVLQSQINPHFLYNALQSIGTVALKNKVPQIYTLITHLSKIMRYGMDMEEDRVPLIKEINYTKAFLLLQKERFGEKFIYRIDAGEEVSSVKVPKMLLQPVIENYFKHGFTPGEGTGELNIECNKDSGFLCIDISDNGGGADDGRLGDIWRCIKGGPLEAKGDSTSIGLRNVYGRLMLYYGEEAILQLGNRGGKGFIVSMKLPLHPGGEVDEGNHHR
- a CDS encoding carbohydrate ABC transporter permease, whose protein sequence is MNRKYTGRTFLLEIIGIILGLIFLIPFYFVAVNSVKSFAEILLDAAAFPKEVLFANYSKVWEIINFPRAFWNSLIITVLSNIGLVIISSMAAWKMVRTPGRFSKILFILFVSAMVIPFQTVMIPLMKLGGALNMTNSIPGLIMMYFGFGVPLSLFLYHGFVKTVPREIEESALIDGCSQFGVFWRIVFPLLKPITVTVVILNTLWIWNDFLLPLLVLQDAELRTIPLATSSFFAQYTKQWDMGLAALVLGITPVIIFFLFLQKHIIKGIASGSIK